The genomic segment CGGCTCTTGTTTTTATTCTAGGTGATATTGGAAATTACTATTATGGCCAGGGTCATCCCATGAAACCCCACCGGATCCGCATGACCCACAACTTGTTGCTCAACTATGGCCTGTACAGAAAAATGGAAATTTATGTGAGTATAAAATGGATGTTCTTCGATAGTGTTCCCGATGAAAAAGGAATTTGCGATTTAACCAGCTCATTGAGACTTAAGTATGCTTTAATGTCTTTTATGTGTTTTTAATTGAAGGCATTAGTCTTCAGCCATTTTGAGTTTTGGAATCACCCACATTAACCAACTCTTGTGATAATTTTGATActaagcttttactctgtgcagagttatTGTAAAAGCTGCTTTCACTTATGTtcacacagcagcgtggcctaatggaaagaacccggtcctgggaatcaggggacctggcatTTAATACCggttcctccactggtctgctgtgtgaccttgggcaagacgcttcactttctgggcctcaatttgcttcgtctgtaaaatggaaattaaaactgagtcccagttgggatgtggactgtgcccaacctgacgatcttgtacctaccccagtgcttagtaaaatgctaggctcataggaagcgcttaacaaataccattaaaacaaactacCAAGCAAAAACCTACCCACCTTTAGCCTTCATAATCAGTCCAtcgatcatattaattgagcacttgctgtgtgccgagcactgtgctaagcacttgggaattcatGGAGGAACCGTGTGATGATTAACCCTCCTTGACTTCCGTCTTATGGTTAAGAATGTATCTTTTAAATCCaagctttatatatatatattatattttatttattaagtctCCAactttgcagatggagagcggggcgttccgggagagacgtGTCTCTGGCGTCactgggtcagaaacgacttgacggcataataCAAGACAACTAGTTATAGCATCATTAGTAGTTTTAAAATCGGATGCAATCCTTATTTTTATGTAAAATTCTTCTAAACAGCTGATGTATTTTCTTAAAAAGCTAATTTTtaattttccctttttccttgcAGAGACCCCATAAGGCCACAGCTGAAGAAAtgaccaaataccacagtgatgaatACATCAAATTTCTGCGCTCGATAAGACCAGACAACATGTCCGAGTATAGTAAACAGATGCAGAGATGTAAGTTTGGAAATATAAAACTGGTGGCCCGAATTTGAATAGTTCTTACAAATGGTGACTGGCCTTAAGTATTTGAAGTTAATAGTTACTAATTATTATCAATTGATAATTAGTTGTTAAAAGTACTTGTTAGGGtacttgtttactatgtgccaaacaccattctaagcgctggggtagttacaagttgaacaggttggacaaaatccctgtcccacatagagcttgcaGTTGAAGTAGGAGACTCTAAATCATCTCTGGAACCACATTGGCTGTTGTAACTTTTTTGGCCCCTGTTTCCCTCCGAAGCCTAAATCTGACAGCTCCTCAGGGGTTCTGCAAAATCTCCCCAATTGGAAAGGATTTACTGCTCCCTGCTCAAAGGATTATCGAACAGTTGTATTCGTTTTAGTCATTAACTTTCAACCAGGGGTTGTTTCCCATCTGGATCAGCCAACTGAGTGTAAGATCCAGAGTAACTTCACTCTGACACAAAGCTGGTGGTCCTGAGTTTTAAATCACTGTTTTGatcctccctggatcatttttattacAGATAACAAAAACTTTACTGTACAGTTAACAGTGTACATAGCCTTGCCTTAGTTTCAAATGGACCAGTAATAAATgggggtattaagtgcttacgatcaatttattgagtgtttactatgggcagagcactgtactaagcactcttctaatcaaGCACATCATCTTCAAAGAGGatacattcatttagtcatatttgttgagccctttctgtttgcaaatcagtgtactaagcgctagggagattacggtattacaacagacacattccctgcccacaatgaacgtacagtctagagggggagagagacattaatagacataaataaataacagatatatacagatctatacatatgtgcagtggggctgggagggaggatgaatgaagagagcaagtcaggacgatgcagaagggagtgggaggagaggagggtttattcagggaaggcttcttggaggagatgggcctcaataaggctttgaagtgggagagagcaattttctgtctgACAGGAATCCTGGTAGGAatatgtgtgtgaagcactgtgctaaccactggggtagatgcaaaataatcagattggctaCAGTCCTtaactcacatgaggctcacagtcacaggtatttaatcccttaggaaactgaagcacagagaagttgagacatgCCAAAGGTTACATAGGGTGGAGAaatggcggagttaggattagaacccaggtccactgactcccagcctgcTCCTTCTGTTAGGCCATGCCTCACTGTCAGAAAGATTTCatcatgtctaagactgagctccttatcttccctcccaaacactgttctctccctgactttcccatcactgtggacggcactaccatccttcttgtctcacaagcccacaaccttggtgccatccttgactctggtctctcattcaccccacacatccaatccgtcactaaaacctgccggtctcaccttcacaacatcgccaggatccaccctttcctctccatccaaaccgctaccttgttggtgcagtctctcatcctatcttgactggattactgcatcagcctcctttctgatcttccatcctcctgtctctccctgcttcagtctgcacttcactctgctgcctggattatccttgtacagaaacgctctggacatgtcacctccctcctcaaaaatctccagtggctgcttgtcaacttttgcatgaagcaaaaactcctcactctcagcttcaaagctctccgtcaccttgccccctcctaactcacctcccttccctccttctacaacccagcccgcacactctgctcctctgccgctaacctcctcactgtacctcagtctcgcctgtcccaccatcgacccctggcccatgtcctacctctggcctggaatgccctccctctgcacatccgccaaactcgctctcttcctcccctcaaagccctactgagacctcacttcCTATTTTCTATTCCTAttattccattttattaatgttgtgtatatatgtatatatctataattgtatttatctattttgattatatagatgcctgtccacttgttttgttgtctgtctcccccttctagactgtgaacccgttgttgggtagggattgtctctacctgttgccgaattgtacttttcaagcacttagaacagtgctctgcacacagtacaattgaatgaatgaatgaatccaggagcTGAGCCTCATTTGGACATGCAGTTTAAAAAATGTACTCACTTGACACTTCTAGTATTCATTCACATAATCCAGAGTTTCACTGAATTGTCAAAAGCCTGCTCGCCGTttcttgaggagggagagtacactatctgCCAAGTATACATGAGTGGGTAGCCATCCTTTTTTGTGGCATCGGTTAAAAAAAATGGCTGTAGGTATTTTAGGACTAGATTTTAAATGAGCATTATTGTATTCCTTCCAGTCAACGTTGGAGAAGATTGTCCTGTGTTTGATGGGCTGTTCgaattctgccagttgtcaaccgGAGGGTCTGTAGGTAAGCCCTGACCTCATCATATACAGAAGTGTGCTTATTTGTTTTTAAACTGGAGTTTATTCACTGATTAGTGtgtattaagtacctactacctactgtgagcagagcactttactgggtgCGTGGATGCATACAGTAGAAGGCCTGATTCCTACTCTCTAGGAGAccgcaatctagtggggaagctaGGCAGATGTAACGGTGGCAGGTAAAATGATGTGATGGGAAGGTGGGACTAAGAGGTGGAAAACCTCCTTGAGGAGACGGCTTTGAACTCATTTTGCCTCCCTCCTCAATGATCTCATGGTTTTCTTTAGAGTCGATGCAAGCAGACCGGGGCAGGTTAGTGGGGAGGGAGGCTCAAGAGCAGAACTACCGATCACTCTGGGATTTCTGGTCCATAGGTGCGTCCTCTAAGGATTGAGCCTAGGTGGTTCTGGTTTCCAACACTGATCTGGGCTTCATCCAAGGAGGGAGCGATTTTGAGGCATGGCTGCCCCGGAGCAGCAGGTAGCTTTGTTCTTCAAACTCCATGCTTACCAATCCAGCCGGGGACTTCCTTACTCAGGGAATCTCTGCTGCTCTACACTTTGCCTCTTGCTCTCCTCCGAGTATACCCATACCACATGCAGGTTTCACCTCTTCGTGTTATTCTTCTCCTGTGATTTGACTAGCTGTGGACTAGAATTCACTTTCCATGTTTACCCTTCAGACTTGTTAGGAGAACCTGGAAATCCTATAAGATCAAGGAGTGTGCAAGTACAGTCTTGTACTAGGCTTACATTTCTCTATTCCCTTGGAACGGCCAATTAATtatttcctttctgcttcacAGCTGGGGCGGTGAAATTAAACCGTCAGCAGACTGACATGGCTGTTAACTGGGCTGGAGGTCTCCATCATGCTAAGAAGTCGGAGGCATCAGGTTTCTGTTACGTGAATGATATTGTGCTTGCCATCCTGGAATTACTGAAGTAAGTTCACTTTGGGACTTTATGGTGATGCTGTAAAGATTATATTTGAGCTTATATTTTCAGTTGAAATGCTCAAAGTAAACAAAGTGTACATCTACACCAGCAATAAAAATTAATGGTGCATATTTCTTCATGAGTTCATTATCTTCTTGAGTTTCTCCGAATAGATTTAAATCAGCACTGAAGAGCAGAACTTCAAAAATAAAACATCTGAGATTTTTGCGAAAGATAGggtgaaggaagaaaaaggaagagagccaGGGAACAAATATACTTTGACTCACTAAGAACATTTGTGTAAAGACATTAGCTCTAGGCTCTTGAGGAAAGAGGGCTTGAAGAGGATTGTACTCGTGGGATTGTGCAGTGAAAAGCCATCCCAGGTCAGGCAAACCCCATTATTCCATCGTAATCTGTTCCTCAAAAATGTGGGTAGTCACATTAGTGACTGAATGTCAGTGCTACGTTTTTTTTCTACAGACTTACATGTTCTAAATTGGAACTGATTCCAGGACTTCTGAAGAAAAAAATATGAAATTCCATTACCTGCATTAAACATCACTAAAGTATTGTCTACTAAAGTAATTCAGAGCATACCATTGCAACATTAAATAAGGAGTTATAATGATTCCTAGTCTCTGCAGGAGGCTCTAGAAGTTGAGGCTTGCTCTGCCAACTGGTGGAGGTTCTTCAGCTTTACTGAAAAACATGCTCAATTTAGGCAATAGCCTGTTCTTCATAAATCCATATGAAGTGGGCTTAATCCTGCCGAAAATCTTTGCCCATCTTGAACTCCATTCCCTGTCAGGGTCCTCTTCAGTCGTTTATTAAGGTTCACCAGGCttcttgaaaattgatgcaagactTCTTAATCCCCAAGTCTTAGCTGCGTGAAGCTAATATTCTGGATTTAGCAGCAGCCATGACAACCTCCTTTGCCCCTAGGGAGCGGGGATTCTGTGCTCTACCCTAAAACTTCACAGAATCGGGATGAAGGGCAGAGATTGGAGCCAGATTTAGACAAGTTTTTTCTACTACTCTGCAATTCCGTGCTGTTTTCAGACAGCAGATAAGTCAGCAGATAAGTCGACTTCTGGTTTGTGTTTGGGATGGGATAGAATTTGAATTCTCCAGGGGTTTAATTAGAAGACAGCATGTGCGAAAAAATAACAGTTGACCAGTGTCATCAGCCAGATATAACATTGGACACTTTATTTAATTTGTCATTCTGTTTTTTCTGGAAAGTTGTTACCAGATGGATTTTgctggggttttttggttttctttttttgtttttccaaaaaagtatatttttattttccagaTACCATCAAAGAGTGTTATACATTGATATCGACATCCATCATGGGGATGGTGTTGAAGAAGCATTTTATACAACAGATAGGGTTATGACAGTATCATTCCATAAGTATGGTGAATACTTCCCTGGTACCGGAGACTTAAGGGTAAGACAACAAATTAAGTATACGTTTGAGGAAGTTCAGATTGACttatgtttatttttttattgttcAGATAATTGATTAGTTTACAATTTTGTCAGGCTAGCTGTATTCGTTATTTTACCAGATGGTCTTGCTTGTATAGCCTGCTTGTTATTAAGGAATATGATACCAGCACAGCTGTATAAAGTGCCATGTTGTAGTTGTATTTtgtatgtattttatatatagGACGAGTATTTTGGGCCCTTTTCCTTTGTTGGTTGCTTGTTTGCTGAATTGACCAAGGAAACTACCAAATTGACAGTTTTTCTGTCAAATATTATCATTGCACAGTTTGGATCTGCTTTCTTgcttaatcttaatctccattttatggatgaggtaactgaggcacagagtcgtcTTTCACCACCCTTCCTAAAATGGGCCAGAATTGCACACGGCATTCCAGGCATAGGGGTCCATGGTTCTGTATCCGGGGAAATCTTTTTGTGCCCTTCCTGATAATACCCTGGATCTTGTGGGCCTTTTTGGTTGCCCACAGTTGCCACCAGTGATTTGAAGAAAGTCACTGTGACTCCACATGTCATTTCTGAGTTGATCATAGTTGCTCAGAGCCTGTAGTCCTATGTTAGTTCTTTGGATTATTTTGTCCTCCGTTTTATGAGGTCTCCCTATAGTCTATCCCCATAAATATAGCATTCGACCACTGGGAAGAGTTAGTGTCATGTGAAATTGTGGAGCCTCAGAATTCCATcaagctcgataaataccattactattactactagtacagAACCCTGCTTCTGTGGCAGTTTAGCATAAGGTATCAGTTGTGGAAGTGTGTGGGAAGTAGGACTATGAATTATTCTTCAGGGCATATGTTCTTTTAGTCTAGTTTTTTTCTttaaggggaggggggaataaggCAATGCTGCTAATTGGCTCATTTCTAGCATATGGAGATTTTTGTGAGTGATGGGCTGAAAATAAGGGGTTTTTTTACCCTTCTTGGTAGACTTCGGAGCTATGGGGACACATTTAAGCTAAAAAAAATCTGCCAGATTTCTCGCCTCCTGATTTGGAAGCATTTGCTATCCGATTCaagtctcattttttttttgttttccaatCTATAGGCTGATTTTTGGTTGGCTAAATTCAGCATACAGGGTCAGAAAtaattttcccttccaaatctgAGTAGGTGTGATTCTTCTATGTGGCCACAAGATGGTGCCATGTCTTCAACAAAAGGATATTGATAGTGAATTTTTGATGTTCTTAAACCCACGATCGTATTACTGAAATTCTGTATGACATTCTGTCCATAAAAAAATGTCCACTATATGTCCTTACTGTgctttatgcacttactatttgccctgGTACTGTACAAGTTAatccaggtggacacagtccatgtcccacatggagctcacagtcttagtaaagtgtttaacaaatacctcagttattattaacgGACTTATCAGTCACTCTCATGTGCATTGGTGGGATCTTATCATCAGTAATGTCATCTTTCAAATTGAAGCTGCGTAGGTATGTTAACTAATATTTATTGTGGACCAGGATGAGCTAATGCATATTTAACTTTATATCTTTAGGATATTGGTGCGGGAAAAGGAAAGTACTATGCCGTCAACTTTCCGATGAGAGATGGTATAGATGATGAGTCTTATGGACAGATATTCAAACCAGTGAGTGTGTTTACAAGCTATGTTTTTTTCATCTaatttaagtgtttatttttaCATGGTGATTAATACTCGGTCTTCCTTTCTTCTGTGTAGATAATATCAAAAGTGATGGAGATGTATCAGCCTAGTGCTGTAGTATTGCAGTGTGGAGCAGATTCATTGTCGGGCGACAGGCTTGGATGTTTCAATCTAACTGTCAAAGGTAAATGTAGAAGAGCAATTTAATTGAAGTTTTTGGAATtctgaggtgatgtggaagaagAATGTTTTCTGCCCTTTCGTGGTTTTTACCTGGGCAATGTGGACGCCTTAATTATGTGCCCTAGGATTCTTTCTTTGGTTTTATCTTTTGGATCTAGCTTTTCTGTTCCATTCTTTTCCTCCCAAAATGAAAGAATTGAAATTTCAGGCAGTGGTATATATTGGGAATTAATTTGGCGTGATAGTTTACATTCCCCAGTTTTGCTTACCATAATATCATGTCCAGAATTCAGAATTACTCAAGGTAATTCATTCTTGAGTGATGCCCATTCACTTGAATTGACTAAATAGGAAAACAGACCTGGTCCATTAATTAAGGGAGAGGGGGCACTTGTATTCtgtaaagaaaacaaaacattttttttttcatgtttttttcATGTTTAATTTTTTCAACAAGTGACCTGAAtacacaaaaaaaaatcaaatggtaGTGCAAAGTATTTGGTAAAGAATTTGGAGATGAAAATGTGCTAGCTAATTATGTTCACGCTTCATTTAAAACATTTTTGAATCTTTTAGAGAAAGAAGTCGTATTTTTATACATTTGTTCGGTGTGTTTGATTTTGAAAACATAATATGTGCTAATCTTGACATTTAACTTGATGTTTAATTTCTTTGTGGCAGGCCATGCAAAATGTGTGGAAGTTGTAAAGACCTTCAACTTACCTCTGCTGATGCTTGGAGGAGGTGGCTATACAATCCGCAATGTTGCTAGATGCTGGACATATGAAACTGCTGTTGCCTTAGATTGTGAAATTCCTAATGGTAAGTATTACCTCAAATGTTAATAATCAAGAAGGTCAAAATTAGAATTCCTCTTAAATACACCAAAGAAGGAGAGAattcattattaaatattattgaacatttactgtgtgcaaagcactgtacgaagtggttgggagagtacagtataagaatcaatcaatcaatcaattgtatttattgagtgcttactgtgtgcagagcactgtactaagcgcttgggaagtacaagtaggcaacatatagagacagtccctacccaacagtgggctcacagtctaaaaatagacacattacctgcccacaaggagcttattttcTAGATTTGATAGCTACGTGGATGTAAGAATAGGGGGTTTGGAGCATCTTGTTGTCCACAGAGCTTTTTAACTTTCCTCTGGAGGGAGGAGTGCAAGGATTTAGGTTGTCCGTCCCAGAATTCCTCCTGACAGGAGGAAAATAGGGGGATTTTGTTTCCTGGAAAGGAGTGAAAACTTAGAGGCATGAAAAAGGGCAGCTTCTTCAAGTGGAGAGAACAAACTTCAGAAACTGCAGAAAAAATACCCTCATGTATAGCTGGGGTTTAAGAATTCTCCAGTCTTAGTAATAATGTTTCATATTCTTAATTTGAATGTTTcttccaatcagtcgtatttattgaacacttggtgtgcagaccactgtactaagttgatgggagagtacagttcagcagagttggcagactccttTCCTGCCCCAAGGACCTTACCATtcggagcgggagacagacattaatgtatatgaataaattacagataaaataataacaatgatggcatttgttaagttcctaaATCTATGTCAAGCagtgttgtaagccctggggaagatgctAGCtaatcagtccttgtcccacatggggctcacagtcataatccccattttacagatggggtagctgaggtatagagaagttgtcacacaacagacaagtggcgaaacagattagaacccaggtccttctgattcccaggcccgtgctctatctactaggctatgggGCTAATGGTAGTGCTTAATCCTTTGTCAGAATTACTTTTCCTCtgatttaagcatttattttttttccactcttgGTCTTGATTGCTTACATGCACTTTCCACAAGTTTTGAGGCCAGTGTGGGGAAGTCcattgtctgccacttgtctgctgtgtgactttgtgcaagtcacttcacttctcggtgcctcacttacctcatctgtaaaatggggtgaggactgtgagccccacatgggacaacctgattaccttgtgcttacccccgtgcttaacaaataccatcattattaagtcgaTCTCCTCCTGAAAGTTGGCACAAATTCCCAGTCTGTAACCAATTttctttttggtgtgtgtgttttttgtagAGTTGCCATATAATGATTACTTCGAGTATTTTGGACCTGACTTCAAGCTGCATATTAGTCCCTCAAATATGACAAACCAGAACACCCCAGAATATATGGAGAAGATCAAGTAAGTAATGATTATAAGGTTGGTTTGTGTAATCATTTAGGTTGATTGATATTTTTTTGGAGGGATGGCATTATTGCCCTATTTAAAGTCAGTCAGCTTGGCACCTACCATTCCTTGTAGGGTAGCTTGGTGTTATGGGGGTCAATTACTGAATATGCCTGCATCTAGCTTCCTTTTCCACTGAACCCAAGCATAGATAGAGAAAAGGATAAAATATGTGCAAAGTGAGATTCACGAAGGGTCGCTGTGGTTTATTCTAATTTATAGAACAGCCCTTTACGAGTGCCTTGTAGGTTCAGTCGGTTTGAAAACTGAAGAAAATCCCTCTTTTACTAAAAGAGCAGCTTTAAGGTGAACCTGAATGATATTAGGTGAGCTTTAAAAGTTTTCTAAAAACATCCAGGTTgatttcttttcttccccctgccctctgttCAACACAGACAGCGTTTGTTTGAGAACCTGCGTATGTTGCCTCATGCCCCCGGGGTGCAGATGCAAGCTATTCCTGAGGATGCAGTCCACGAAGACAGTGGAGATGAAGATGGAGAAGATCCAGACAAGAGAATTTCCAGTAAGGGAGCGTTCTGAAAGAGCAGCACACTTAAAACACCCTCCTTTTTACTCACCTTCTTGAATTCAGCGTTTCACAGTTCTGGCTGGCAAACTTTTTTGGTGGGGGAAAGTGCTGAAATCTTGGGATTTTAAAAAATATCTTCAAAGAAttgtgaaaaatattttttatgttttcCAGAAAACAAGGACTTGAGGGGGGAGGATTTTTTTAAGACTCCAAAATGTGAACCCTTACGTTGAATATAAGGGGTGCATTGTTTTTCCTATTGAATATTCTTAAAGTAGTTTGAATGGTCTTTGAGAGCTTTGAGTGTTCTGTCGTGTTGAGAAAGCTAATACAATCCTGTGACTTAACAACAGAGCTGTAGCCAGATAGTTGTCAAAAGAACCTTCCCTAATTCTGCTGCTGCGTTCTACATGTCTTCTGGCAAAATTGAGTGGATTATGTGATATTTGAAAGGTTTGGTCTTTTTTTTCGTTCCTCTGGGGAATGTTCTTTCTCCCTACTCTGTAAAGACTTGAATCTAGAGCAGTTTTGGATTGGGCCTGGAGTCTGATACCGGTCCAGGAAAGGTTCTTTACAGCTCCTTCACTAAGCAACATTTGCGCATTTGCAAACACCAGCAAGGATTAATAGTTATAAGGAGTACTTTCCAGGCAGGTATTCTTACATTTCCTTCTTGAAACTAGCTTAAGTTTTCTTAAATTCATGTTGAGAAGCAggttggtgtagtggaaagatcacagacccgGGGTCTAaccccagccccatcacttggtctgctgtgtgaccatgagcaagtaccttaaactctctgtgctAGTTACTGCATCTtttcagtggggattaagacgtcagccccatgtggactatgcacttcatccaacctgattagtttgtacctaccccagtacctaggGCCGTACCTGGCTCCTAGTAAGAACTtaccgaataccattaaaaaaaaaaaagtaattcgcGAGTTCTGTCCTTCATTCCAGAACTAAAAATCTAACTGCTGAACAAGTGGCAATAGCATATTAAGTAACTGTATAAATGTCTAACTTTTGTCCCAAAACTAATCTGCTGTAATGCTGTTGGCTAATGGATATTGACCTTTATATTTCAGTTAGGGCATCTGACAAACGGATAGCTTGTGATGAAGAATTCTCCGACTCCgaggatgaaggggaaggagggcgtCGGAATGTGGCTGATCACAAGAAAGGAGCAAAGAAAGCCAGAATAGAAGAAGACAAGAAAGAAACAGAGGACAAGAAAGCAGGTTAGGAGATgtttgaaaatggaaaaattaATGTCGCTCAGTAAAGCTCTCATTCTGCCTCCAAGAGAAAGATCCCTCCAAGTCCAACTTTGGAAAATGGACTGTCAAAAGACAAATGTGAAGGATTCAAACCTCTTCATTTTTATGAGCATCTTGAAATactaaaacaaaaaacccacacagGTTATTGCGGTAGCAGATTTGGAAACCATTTTTCCCATTTTGCTACTTTCAAGATCTTAAGAATATTTCTTCCTGTTCCCATTCATCAGTCTTACCTAGAGTTTTGAAATAATTGATTtttttgattgattaactgtattTGATTAAGCACCTGGACGAGAATTCCctaccattccctacccacagcaacaTTACAGTGTAGTTTAACTTTCATTGGTATTGCTGATAGACTGTTCATGTTGCTCTTTGACTAGGTTTCATTTTTAATGATTTGTTGTCAGGCAGCTACTGCAgaaatgaaatgtatttattgagcgcttactg from the Tachyglossus aculeatus isolate mTacAcu1 chromosome 2, mTacAcu1.pri, whole genome shotgun sequence genome contains:
- the HDAC2 gene encoding histone deacetylase 2 isoform X1; translated protein: MAYSQGGGKKKVCYYYDGDIGNYYYGQGHPMKPHRIRMTHNLLLNYGLYRKMEIYRPHKATAEEMTKYHSDEYIKFLRSIRPDNMSEYSKQMQRFNVGEDCPVFDGLFEFCQLSTGGSVAGAVKLNRQQTDMAVNWAGGLHHAKKSEASGFCYVNDIVLAILELLKYHQRVLYIDIDIHHGDGVEEAFYTTDRVMTVSFHKYGEYFPGTGDLRDIGAGKGKYYAVNFPMRDGIDDESYGQIFKPIISKVMEMYQPSAVVLQCGADSLSGDRLGCFNLTVKGHAKCVEVVKTFNLPLLMLGGGGYTIRNVARCWTYETAVALDCEIPNELPYNDYFEYFGPDFKLHISPSNMTNQNTPEYMEKIKQRLFENLRMLPHAPGVQMQAIPEDAVHEDSGDEDGEDPDKRISIRASDKRIACDEEFSDSEDEGEGGRRNVADHKKGAKKARIEEDKKETEDKKADVKEEDKSKDSSGEKTDTKGAKSEQLSNP
- the HDAC2 gene encoding histone deacetylase 2 isoform X2, whose amino-acid sequence is MAYSQGGGKKKVCYYYDGDIGNYYYGQGHPMKPHRIRMTHNLLLNYGLYRKMEIYRPHKATAEEMTKYHSDEYIKFLRSIRPDNMSEYSKQMQRFNVGEDCPVFDGLFEFCQLSTGGSVAGAVKLNRQQTDMAVNWAGGLHHAKKSEASGFCYVNDIVLAILELLKYHQRVLYIDIDIHHGDGVEEAFYTTDRVMTVSFHKYGEYFPGTGDLRDIGAGKGKYYAVNFPMRDGIDDESYGQIFKPIISKVMEMYQPSAVVLQCGADSLSGDRLGCFNLTVKGHAKCVEVVKTFNLPLLMLGGGGYTIRNVARCWTYETAVALDCEIPNELPYNDYFEYFGPDFKLHISPSNMTNQNTPEYMEKIKQRLFENLRMLPHAPGVQMQAIPEDAVHEDSGDEDGEDPDKRISIRASDKRIACDEEFSDSEDEGEGGRRNVADHKKGAKKARIEEDKKETEDKKADVKEEDKSKDSSGEKTDTKGCIVSF